TCTTCAAGCAGCAGATAAAGAAATATCGCTTTTGAAATTGAAAGCAGAAAAATTGCGAGAAAAGAAAAAAGGCTTGATGCAGCAATTATTAACCGGAAAAATCAGAATCAAATAATATGGCAGATACATTCAAAATATTATCCATTGACGGAGGCGGCATCAGAGGCGTTTTCCCAGCCATGCTATTAGCCAACTATGAAGCAGAACTTAAAGCGAAAGGCGTTGAGAAATGGCAGGTGTATCAAAACTTTGATTTAATCTGTGGTACTTCTACCGGGGGTATTATGGCAATTGCTCTTTCTTTAGGAATACCTGCTAAAGAGATTTATGAGATGTATTTGAATAATGCTGGTTTGATTTTCGGTGATAAAAAAAGTTTTATCAGACAGATATGGAGGTCGGCTCATAAACGTGATGAATTAGAGAAATTAGTTCGGGAAACATTTGCAAAACACAACAATGCTAAGGATCCTAGATTGGTTGATTGCAAGACACCTGTAATGATTCCTATTTATGATATGATGGAAGGTCGTCCATCAGTTTTAAAAAGCAAGTACCATCCAGCTTTTGTTCGTGATTTTCATATTCCGGCATATCAGGCGGCCATGGCAACATCTGCCGCACCAACCTACTTCGACCCTTATTCATCAAGCTACACCGACTTAAACGACATTGAAAAACCCTTTGCCAATAAAATAGATGGCGGAGTTTGGGCAAATAACCCCACCCTAAACGGAATCATTGAAGCACAAAAAGCCTTCGGGGTTAAACTTGAAGAACTTTCTGTTTTATCAATTGGAACAGGTCATCAGAAATTCTGTGATGCCGGCATTAAATATAATAAAGGAATTATCAACTGGATTCTCCGACAGCTGAGAATCAAAAAGAAATCAGAAATGCGGAAAAAGTTTGGTATAAAATATTGGATTTACTCGGATGATAAAAAAAGACTGATTGATGTGTTTATGCAAGGGCAATCTCAACAAGTTCAAAACTTAATCAGCCTTTTGCACAAAGGAATTGATAAAGGTGAACAAGAAAATTTCAAGTATTTGCGAATTGACACAGAATTAAATGAAAGCTGCAACATTGAAATGGACGAAACGGATACCGAAAGACTTAAAAAACTTGCTGAAAAAGCAACCATAGAATTTCAAAACAATGCTACCAATATTATTAAGAATTTTGGGAGTGGCAGTCGGAGGACTGATTCTCAAAGAACTGTTTAGCGATGACGAAATAAAATACAACGACATGGCCAATACACATAACCAATTTTTAAAGTTCGAGCAAGCAATCTCACTTACAAAAGGGAAAAAGGATAAACTTACTTCATCCCGACAAGCTTTGCAAAAAAGCATTGTAGAATATTTCAAAACCAAAACGAAAGTTCCGGTACCTAAATTTTACATACAAGGTTCATACAAAATGAAAACAATGGTCGTGAAAAAGGACGGTAGTTACGATGTTGATTTAGGTGTTTATTTTCTTACCAAACCAACTATTGAGCCATTGACTTTACAAAAGTATGTAGCAGAAGCGGTGAAAGACCAAACCGTTTCTGGTATTGAGCATAAAGAAAAGTGTATCAGGGTAATTTACAAAGGCGATTTTGATATTGACTTGCCAGTCTATTACAAAATCCCAAATAATAAACATCCATTTCTTGCCACAAAAACCAAATGGCAAGAAAGCGACCCAAAAGAATTATGCGATTGGTTTGAAAAGCAACGTAAGGAGAAAGATAGAGATGGTCAAATGCTTCGCTTGGTAAAATACTTCAAAACTTGGGCTTACCAAAGAAGCAGAAAAATGCCGAGTGGTATTGCTTTCAGTTTTTGGGTAGCCACATTTTACAAACCGAACACTAGAGACGATATTGCTTTTTATGAAACTGCCAAAGCCGTAAAGAATTCATTTGGGTGGGAAACTGCAAGTAAGAACCCTGCAACTCCAAGAGATGATTTTCTGGCAA
The window above is part of the Bacteroidota bacterium genome. Proteins encoded here:
- a CDS encoding patatin-like phospholipase family protein; this encodes MADTFKILSIDGGGIRGVFPAMLLANYEAELKAKGVEKWQVYQNFDLICGTSTGGIMAIALSLGIPAKEIYEMYLNNAGLIFGDKKSFIRQIWRSAHKRDELEKLVRETFAKHNNAKDPRLVDCKTPVMIPIYDMMEGRPSVLKSKYHPAFVRDFHIPAYQAAMATSAAPTYFDPYSSSYTDLNDIEKPFANKIDGGVWANNPTLNGIIEAQKAFGVKLEELSVLSIGTGHQKFCDAGIKYNKGIINWILRQLRIKKKSEMRKKFGIKYWIYSDDKKRLIDVFMQGQSQQVQNLISLLHKGIDKGEQENFKYLRIDTELNESCNIEMDETDTERLKKLAEKATIEFQNNATNIIKNFGSGSRRTDSQRTV